GGTATGGCTTTCACAGTGTGCCGCACGAAGGCGCGGAGGCGATCGTGGCGTCGCTAGGCGGTAGTCGATCGCATGGTGTTGTCATTGCCTGCGAGGATCGTCGCTATCGCTTGACCGGCATGGCGGCCGGCGAAGTGGCTCTGGCTGATGATCTGGGCCAGGTGGTCTATCTCACACGGGATGGGCTTCGCATTACGAGCCCGCTTAAGATCGATATCGAGTTGCCGGAAGTCACGGTGACCACCAATGTCTATACCGTCGACGCCGATCAGACCTCATTCTTCGGTGACGTGTCGATCGGCGGCAACCTCGATGTCGATGGCAACTCAGACCTCGGAAACGGCGCAACCAAGTTCGTCAAGCTCGCCGATAACAGCAACGCAACCACGGTGAAGGCGAAATGATCGATCTCGCCCTGATCTGGGACCGTGAAAACCTTGCCGGCGATATTGCCCTGGACGGCGTCGACCTGAAGACAGAGACGGGGCTCTATACCGCTATTCTCCTGTCGTTGTGGACGGACCGCCGCGCCAACAAGGATGACATCCTGCCCGATGGTTCCACCGACCGGCGCGGCTGGTGGGGTGATGAATTTGCCGAGATCCCGGGTGACCGGTTCGGATCGCGCCTGTGGCTGCTCAATCGCGCCAAGATCAACCCGGAAACTCTGCGCCTGATCCGAGACTACATCCTTGAAGCGCTGGCCTGGCTCACCCGGTCGGGCATCGCTTCCACCGTCGATGCCACGGTCTCGCGCCTCGACACCAACACCGTGGGCATCAAGGTCACCTTCACCCGGCCGGCCGGTGGCGCCGGTACCTATGACTTTGTCTGGGACAACCTCAGCGGATTGCAAACA
The window above is part of the Asticcacaulis sp. MM231 genome. Proteins encoded here:
- a CDS encoding phage baseplate assembly protein V yields the protein MNDRLLRPIKDRLNLMLGRAIVRLVKDSGALQLIQADRSADEPADDLERFGWYGFHSVPHEGAEAIVASLGGSRSHGVVIACEDRRYRLTGMAAGEVALADDLGQVVYLTRDGLRITSPLKIDIELPEVTVTTNVYTVDADQTSFFGDVSIGGNLDVDGNSDLGNGATKFVKLADNSNATTVKAK
- a CDS encoding phage GP46 family protein, translating into MIDLALIWDRENLAGDIALDGVDLKTETGLYTAILLSLWTDRRANKDDILPDGSTDRRGWWGDEFAEIPGDRFGSRLWLLNRAKINPETLRLIRDYILEALAWLTRSGIASTVDATVSRLDTNTVGIKVTFTRPAGGAGTYDFVWDNLSGLQT